The nucleotide window CGTACTGTTCGGACAGCTCGAAGGCCAGTCGCGTAAACTGCAGACACTCCTCGGAATCGGACGGCTCCAGCATCGGCACCTTGGCGAACTTGGCGTAATTGCGGTTGTCCTGTTCGTTCTGGGACGAATGCATTTCCGGGTCGTCGGCCGTCACCAGCACCAGGCCGCCATTGACGCCGGTATAGGACAGGGTGAACAGCGGATCGGCCGCCACGTTCACCCCGACATGCTTCATGGTGCACAAAGCGCGCCCGCCGCCAAAGGAGGCGCCGATGGCAACCTCCAGGGCAACCTTCTCATTGGGGGCCCAGGAGGAGTTGATCTCTTTGTAATTAATCGTATTTTCAAGAATTTCCGTGGATGGAGTACCCGGATAGGCACAGGCGACGCGGCAACCCGCCTCGTAAGCGCCACGGGCTATGGCCTCGTTGCCGGAGAGAATTTCTTTCATGACCGCTTTCCCACTGATTGAGGTTTTGTGCAAAGTTTTGGCACTATACTAAAAGGACATGGAGAATGCAATCGTTTGACATGCTTTCAACAGCATTCAGTTTAATGAAAAAAGCGTTCAACACTGCGGAAATACACAAATCGAAGAAACCGGGGACAGGGACTGACAGAGGAGAGCAACCAGGGCGAATGGAGGCATGGTGAGCCTGTGAGGCAGCGGGCTGTGCGACACCAGCGGGGATTGCGCAAGACTGCAGAGTCGGGGAAGGAGCACCGGCAACCCTTTCACGGAGAATAGGTTGCCGGTGCCATTTCAATCCACGGAGTTGACAGGGTCAGCGGGAAGCTCGTCAGTGACCACCAGCCCTTCCAAAAGGCCGTAGTCGCTGACCTTCATGCTCCCGATGCCGAACATCTCCATCGTGTGCAGGGTGATCAGACTGCCGGCGATGATCAGGTCTTCCCTGCCCCGCTCCAGGCCGGGTATCCCGAGCCGCTGGTCGGGTGCAAGAGGGAGCAGGCGCCGGTAGATCGCCTGTATCTCATCCTGTGCGATGATGTAGTTGTTGACCAGGCGGTAGTCGTACTGTTCCATCCTGAGGTTGATGGCTGCCAGCGTGGTGGCGGTACCTGCCGTGCCGATCAGCACGGTGTCGCGGTCGACAGAGCAGGAACTACCCTTCATCTCCTGCATTAACGCGCCAAGTTCCTTGCGGATTTTCCGTTCCATGGCCTCCGGTGTACCCTTGCCTTCTGTCAGACGCACCACCCCCAGCGGCAGGCTGCTGATGAAACACGCTTCGCCGTTTCTCACCAGGGTATATTCGGTGCTCCCGCCCCCCACGTCGAACAGCAGGATATGCTCGTGTCTGCGATCCAGACCGGCAAGAACGCCCGCCAGGGTCAGCCGTCCCTCCTGGATCCCGTCGATGACCCTGAGCGGTATGCCTGCACGGCGTTGTGCCGCCTGCAGGAAATCCCCCCCATTGACGGCATCCCGGACCGCACTCGTGGCCACGGCACGTATATGGCTGGCCTTGTGCCGCCGGATCAGATCAGAAAATCTTTCCAGACAGGAGAGCCCCCTCTGGATCGCCTCTTCCGAAAGGCCGCGCTCACGGCAAAAACCGCCCCCCATCCGCACGATCTCCCGCTCCAGGCAGACCGGGGCAAAATTGCCGCCGTTCCGGTCAGCGATCAGCAGGCGTGCGGTATTGGTTCCCAGATCAATAGCGGCGATTCTGTCGTTCATGCCGATTTCCTTCCGTATATTGCCATCAGGTTCCAGCAGAGCTCGGCAATCCGTTCCAGGTCGGCCATCAGCTCGTTGAACAGCATGGCTGCCCGCGGAGGGCAGACCCCCGAGCAGATCCTGTCGAAGTGCAGCTCCTTTATTTCGTCGTCGGCGGCCCGTGCAGCCTCCTTCAAGCGGCGGCGTGCATCGTTTTCCGGGGTCAGCCCTTCCTTGACCATCGTCTCCACAAAGGACATGTTTTCCGCAACAGCCGCGGCCATGCGCCTGAGATCGTCCATTGCCTCATCGGAAAAGAAAATGGACGCTTCCTTGCGGTCAATGATGCAGTCGAGAATATCCTCGCAGCGATCCCCGATATGTTCCAGATCGGTGACCGTCTGGAGCAGCCCTGGTATTTCGTAGCTGATGTCCGGATTGGTGCTGGAGCGGGCCAGAGACGCCAGGAACCCGGTAATCTCATGGTTGAGCGAATCGAGCACCTGTTCGTGCCGTCTGATAGTGTCGGCCCTGCGGGCATCGTAGTCGAACAGCATCTCCCGCACATCGGCAAACATGTACCCTGTCACCGACACCATCCTGACGATCTCCTTGCGGGCCTGCTCAATGGCCAGGGTGGGAGTGTTGATGATGCGCATGTCCAGGTAGCCGGCCCGGGGCTGGGGCATGGCGCCATTACCGCCATGATCGTCATAGGCCCCGATGATACGTGAAACGAGCCCGCTGGCGGCTGTTGCGATCAGGGCCGCCACGATGCCGGCAACGGTGTGCAGCCAGGCCAGGCGGCTGAAAAGCTCCCCCCGCTGCAGCGAACCGGAGGCCATGTCCGCCAGACTGCTGGAGGCGACTATGTCTGCCAGATACGGGGCGAACACCGCCAGGGGAAGTATCGCCACAACCGTGACCAGAAAAAACGAGATGGCTATCCGCCGCGACACGAACGTTCCGCCGATGGAGGCCAGCAGGCCGATGGCTGCCACCCCCGCCACACTCCCCAGCATCATGAGGTTGCCCATGGAAGCGGGCACCTGTTGACTCAGCACCAGGGAGGTGATCACCTGGGTCGCGGAGAGTGCCGACTGCACGAAGCAGGAGATAACCGCTCCGAAGACCATCGCCGGAACGGGATAGTTGAAAAAGGCCCCCCTGAAGGCCCCGTAGAAGGGATGACTTTCATAGGGCCGGAAACTTCCTTCCAGCAGGCTCAGACCCAGAAAGAGCAAGCCGGCCCCCAGCAGCAGGTCCCCGGCATTGGCGAGCCTCCGCCGGTGGGCGAAGAACTTGAGCAGCACTCCCGCAAATACCAGCGGAGCGGCAACCAGGCTATAGGGAATGCCCTGCAGGTGCAGGCTCAGCGAGGCGCCCACCAGCGCCCCGGCCAGCACGCTCATGGCCTGAAAGGCGGTCAATACCCCTCCGTTGGCCAGTCCGATCGTAAAAATGACCGCAGCCCCGGCGGAATTGAGCGAGAACGACAGGACCATGCCGAACAGCAGGGAGTACAGGCGGTTGGAGGTTATCGCAGCAAAAACGGCGCGAATGCGCGCATCAGCCACGGTGCGAATCCCGTTGGACATGATCCGCATGCCCAGCAGAAACAGGCCGATGCCGCCCAGGGCGCCCTCGAGCAGATTAAGAGACATCGAAAACTCCCGGAACTGTTTCAGAATTTCGAAAGGAAGGATTGTGGTTGACTGATTGAATGTGTAAGTGAGGTATGAATGCCATGTGATATGTCTGGATGCCTTGCCCGAGATGGTTGGAGCAGCGGGAATCGGGCGCCCATGCCGGCACGGACGCCCGATTTTCCTCTCAACTGCTGCATCGTTCGTTTCCGGCAGGCTCCAGCGGCGGCGAAGGAGAACACTCTTGTTTCCCCGTGCCGCATTGGTGCCGCTTACCCGATGACCATTTCCTTCAGTTCCTTGCCGACCTTGAAGAAAGGCAGCTTCTTGGGGCGCACCGTTATGGGCTCTCCGGTCTTCGGGTTTCTGCCGGTATAGGTATCGTATTCCTTGATTACGAAACTTCCCAGGCCGCGGATCTCGATACGCTCTCCCCCAACCATGGCATCCGCCATGGAGTTGAAAATGATGTTGACGATCTCTTCAGCGCGTTTGTTGGAGATATCTTTCTTAGCTGCCAGATGTTCGATGAGTTCCGACCTGTTCATTGCTTTCCCCCCACAGTATACCGATAGACTTGTTCTAATGCCACATTCAATGGCAACATCCGCCGAGATATTGCTTGAAAACCCGCGCCGCTTCCTGCTGCCGGCCGCACTGCATGAGTGCCGCATACAGCTTTTCGGCGGCAGGTTTGGCGACCGGTGTTGTCAGCAGTTTTGCGAACCGGTCAATGGCTCCCTGGGAATCGCCCGACAGGAGCGACACCTCGCCCCGCAGCATGAGCGCCTGTATCGGGAGGATGTCGTTGGCCGCCATATGGTCGAGATGACCGGCAGCTTCGTCCAGTCGGCCGGCATCGATCAGAAGCAGGGCCAGCCCCTGGTAGGGAAGCGGGTTGTCCCGGTTGTGCCCGATGGATTCCCTCAGGCAGGCTTCCGCGTCGTCCACCCGGCCGAGCCGGTACAGAATCATCCCCTTTTCATAGCTGTAAATGTCGCTATGGGAGCCCTGGTACCATTCTTCCAGCATCTTCAGGGCAGCGTGGTGCTCATCCTGGCTGACAGCCAGATACATGCAAGCAAATTTCTCTCCCAATGTTGCATAGCGCTCGTAATTTTCTTCAGGAAGCTGCCGAATGAGAAGATCGTAATAGTCTTCGGGAGACATGTCCGGGTGATCATGCGCTGAATCCGGCGCTGCATCGTGGCAGGAGGACGAACTGCAGGAGCTGCATCCCCCTCCGGCTTCCGGTTTGGGCGAAATGGCGGTCTCTTCCCGAATAAACGAGAGCAGATTTTCCGCCTTTTCCCGTAGGGCCGGGTCGTTGGTCAGCGTTTTTGCCAGTTCGAGATGTTCGGCTGCCTTGGCGCCGTTGCCGTGCTGGAGGGCAGCCTCCGCCTCCTCGATATTCAGGGCCGCCAGGGAGGTATTGGCAGCGGCTATCTTTGCAGCGAACTGCTCCACTGTTTCGCGATTGCCGGTCCCGCACGATTCCAACCCCTGCTCGTACACGCTGCGGGCATCGAAAAAACGTCCGGACTCGAAAAGACGGTCCCCTTTGGACAGGTAATCGTCGGTGCTTTTGGAAAACAGTCGCGAAAAAAGGCTCACGTGGTTACCTCCCGTTTATACCCGCTGCAGCAGGGTTACGCTTTCCAGATGATAGGTCTGCGGGAACATGTCGACCGGCACGCTTGCCAGAACCTGATACCCGCTGCCCGACAGATGGCCGCAGTCCCGCGCCAGCGTGCTGGGATCGCAGGAAACATAAATAATTTTCTCCGCCCCGCTCCGGACAAGTGCGCCAACCGCGTCGGCAGCTCCGCTGCGGGGGGGATCAAGGATAACCGTATCAAACACGCCGCGCCCCTCCCCGGCCAGCCGCGTGATGCCGGCAGTGGCGTCGGAGCAAAGGAATTCCGCATTCTGTATCCCATTGCGGCGGGCATTGTCAACAGCAGCGGCAATGGAATCGGGATACTCTTCGATGCCGGTCAGGTGGGCTACCTCACCCGCCAAGGGCAGGGAAAAATTGCCGTTGCCGCAGTAGAGATCCAGAATGCGCTCGTGCCCGCCGAATGCCGCGAATTGTCTGATCAAAGCCAGGATGGCGCGGTTCTGCAAGCCGTTGACCTGGGAAAAACCGCCGGGCCTGAATCCGAGAGAACACTCACCACCATGACCGTCCGGCAGACCGTAGACCAGCAGATCATCTCCGCAGACCCTGCACAGGGTGGCCTTGCGGCCGGTTTGCAGGTACAGGCCGGTCAGCGGGGACAGGCTGCTGAATTTTTTTTTGAAAAATGCGGCGGTACGATCGGCATCGCGGCCGATGTAATTGACGATAGCCACCGCCCCGTGGTCGCCGCAGTCGATATTGATCTGGGGAATCATGTCCGGTTCGGGAAACTCCGCCAGGACCTCCCGCAGGCGCTGCAAGGCCTGATTGATCACCGGCAGGGCGATCGGGCACCCCGCGGGCGCATCTTCGACGAAATGGGACCCCTGCCGAAAAAACCCGATCTGCAGACGCTGCGACCGTCCGTGCAGCTTGAACTGGACCCGGCTGCGATAGCCGTACCGGAGCGGAGAGGCTATCGTCTCGCGCACCAGTTCGACCGGCACCCTGGCTCCCCGCCAGAGTGCATCGGCCAGGATGCTGCGCTTTGCTTCGAGTTGGCAGTCATAGTCCACATGCTGCCAGTCGCAACCGCCGCACCTGCCGAACAGGGGGCAGGAAGGGGTGACGCGCCGGCTGGAGGGGATGATGATATCGATGATGGAGGCGTTCAGATAGGAGCGTTTTTCGGCGGTGATGCGCACCAGAAGTTCATCGCCGGGGCAGCTGTAGGGAACAAAGCAGACCTTGCCGTCAATACGGCCGACACCGCTGCCTCCGAAAGCCAGTTTCTCGATGCTGACACGGGCCTCAGACATGGACGCCATTCCGGAAAAAGGCTGTGGGCCGGGATTTTCCCGCCTTGGCATGTTCGCTCAGCACGAAGCGGCGGGCAAAATCGGGGCGTGAGAGATAGGGCTGAACATTGACCTCAAAGCTCTGCAGCAGCGCCTGGCGCACATCCTCGATCTCGTTCTCCGGCACTGCCATCTTTTCAAGGCTCCTCTCGAAACGCACCGACGCCCCCAGGCGCTCCAGCGCATCCCGGTAATCGGAGGTACTGTCGAACCAGCTCGCCGAGAGCGGCACCTCCGCCTCGACACGCAGCCTGACATGATAATACCCGCCGAAATAGTGGCAGGTGGCATCAAGGATCGCGGCGGTCACGCCGTCGGACAATTTCATCGTCCGGATCACGGTTTCAGGTGTCATGGCCACACCTTTCCAGGGCACGTACCAGCTCGATTAATTTTTGGACCACCAGTTCCTCCAGCTTGGCACCCTTTTCAGCCGAAGCCTTGCCGGGATCGCCCCAGACTCCGCCCGGCCAGTAACGCCGCTTGTCGCGTACCAGAATGCCGCCTGGAAAGGCGGGAAACTCGCGTGGAGCGCTCCCCTTCACCAGATGGGGATGGCTGTGCATGATCCGTGAGGTTTCGATCTCGCCGGCATGGGCATCACCCGCGGTTTCGATCAGCCCTTTCCCCTCGTTCCGGGCCAGGTCGTACTCGCTCACCACCGCGATTTCGATATCATCGAATTCGGCGATCAACTCTTCCCCGGCATCCTGAAGCGCCATGCAATGGGCGCTGCCGGCATGTCCCGAAAGTGCGACGAAACAGCGCAGCCCCTGGCTACGCAGCGAACGGACGATATCCTTGAAGAGCAGCCTGAGCGTAGTGGTGGTGATCGACACAGTGCCGGGATGGCGCGCCGTGGAACGGCAGTTGCCGTAATGGACCGGCGGAGCGACGAAGAGAGGGATCCGCTCGGCAGCGCGCCGGCCTACGGCATAGGCCTCCAGCGTGTCGGTGGAAAGCGGCAGGTGCGGCCCGTGCTCCTCCACCGAACCGAAGGGGATCAGGACGGTGCGGGTCCGCTCAAGTCCCGCTTCGAATTCAGTCATCGTCATTTCTTCGATGATCACATGACCCCCAGCAGTTTATGCATCTGCGGAATCACCCTCACATCGGGCAGACGGGAGGCGGCTGTTTCCTGCAGGTGCAACAGATGTACGGCAGTGATGCCGACTTCGCCGCCGGCCAGCGTCAGCGGCTGGAGAAACAGCGGCACCGCCGGGTCAAGGGAGGTGATGATGCCGCACACCCGTTCGATCTCTTCCACGGAAGAGCGTTCAGATACCACCACTTTGACCGTCACCGTCTTGCCCAGCGAGACCTGAAGAAAACGGCGGTGC belongs to Geobacter sp. SVR and includes:
- a CDS encoding exopolyphosphatase, whose protein sequence is MNDRIAAIDLGTNTARLLIADRNGGNFAPVCLEREIVRMGGGFCRERGLSEEAIQRGLSCLERFSDLIRRHKASHIRAVATSAVRDAVNGGDFLQAAQRRAGIPLRVIDGIQEGRLTLAGVLAGLDRRHEHILLFDVGGGSTEYTLVRNGEACFISSLPLGVVRLTEGKGTPEAMERKIRKELGALMQEMKGSSCSVDRDTVLIGTAGTATTLAAINLRMEQYDYRLVNNYIIAQDEIQAIYRRLLPLAPDQRLGIPGLERGREDLIIAGSLITLHTMEMFGIGSMKVSDYGLLEGLVVTDELPADPVNSVD
- a CDS encoding class I SAM-dependent RNA methyltransferase translates to MSEARVSIEKLAFGGSGVGRIDGKVCFVPYSCPGDELLVRITAEKRSYLNASIIDIIIPSSRRVTPSCPLFGRCGGCDWQHVDYDCQLEAKRSILADALWRGARVPVELVRETIASPLRYGYRSRVQFKLHGRSQRLQIGFFRQGSHFVEDAPAGCPIALPVINQALQRLREVLAEFPEPDMIPQINIDCGDHGAVAIVNYIGRDADRTAAFFKKKFSSLSPLTGLYLQTGRKATLCRVCGDDLLVYGLPDGHGGECSLGFRPGGFSQVNGLQNRAILALIRQFAAFGGHERILDLYCGNGNFSLPLAGEVAHLTGIEEYPDSIAAAVDNARRNGIQNAEFLCSDATAGITRLAGEGRGVFDTVILDPPRSGAADAVGALVRSGAEKIIYVSCDPSTLARDCGHLSGSGYQVLASVPVDMFPQTYHLESVTLLQRV
- a CDS encoding creatininase family protein translates to MIIEEMTMTEFEAGLERTRTVLIPFGSVEEHGPHLPLSTDTLEAYAVGRRAAERIPLFVAPPVHYGNCRSTARHPGTVSITTTTLRLLFKDIVRSLRSQGLRCFVALSGHAGSAHCMALQDAGEELIAEFDDIEIAVVSEYDLARNEGKGLIETAGDAHAGEIETSRIMHSHPHLVKGSAPREFPAFPGGILVRDKRRYWPGGVWGDPGKASAEKGAKLEELVVQKLIELVRALERCGHDT
- a CDS encoding HU family DNA-binding protein, whose amino-acid sequence is MNRSELIEHLAAKKDISNKRAEEIVNIIFNSMADAMVGGERIEIRGLGSFVIKEYDTYTGRNPKTGEPITVRPKKLPFFKVGKELKEMVIG
- a CDS encoding tetratricopeptide repeat protein → MSLFSRLFSKSTDDYLSKGDRLFESGRFFDARSVYEQGLESCGTGNRETVEQFAAKIAAANTSLAALNIEEAEAALQHGNGAKAAEHLELAKTLTNDPALREKAENLLSFIREETAISPKPEAGGGCSSCSSSSCHDAAPDSAHDHPDMSPEDYYDLLIRQLPEENYERYATLGEKFACMYLAVSQDEHHAALKMLEEWYQGSHSDIYSYEKGMILYRLGRVDDAEACLRESIGHNRDNPLPYQGLALLLIDAGRLDEAAGHLDHMAANDILPIQALMLRGEVSLLSGDSQGAIDRFAKLLTTPVAKPAAEKLYAALMQCGRQQEAARVFKQYLGGCCH
- a CDS encoding Na/Pi cotransporter family protein; the protein is MSLNLLEGALGGIGLFLLGMRIMSNGIRTVADARIRAVFAAITSNRLYSLLFGMVLSFSLNSAGAAVIFTIGLANGGVLTAFQAMSVLAGALVGASLSLHLQGIPYSLVAAPLVFAGVLLKFFAHRRRLANAGDLLLGAGLLFLGLSLLEGSFRPYESHPFYGAFRGAFFNYPVPAMVFGAVISCFVQSALSATQVITSLVLSQQVPASMGNLMMLGSVAGVAAIGLLASIGGTFVSRRIAISFFLVTVVAILPLAVFAPYLADIVASSSLADMASGSLQRGELFSRLAWLHTVAGIVAALIATAASGLVSRIIGAYDDHGGNGAMPQPRAGYLDMRIINTPTLAIEQARKEIVRMVSVTGYMFADVREMLFDYDARRADTIRRHEQVLDSLNHEITGFLASLARSSTNPDISYEIPGLLQTVTDLEHIGDRCEDILDCIIDRKEASIFFSDEAMDDLRRMAAAVAENMSFVETMVKEGLTPENDARRRLKEAARAADDEIKELHFDRICSGVCPPRAAMLFNELMADLERIAELCWNLMAIYGRKSA